The following proteins come from a genomic window of Gammaproteobacteria bacterium:
- a CDS encoding sodium-dependent transporter → MKTETWSSTRGFILASVGAAVGLGNLWRFPYIAGSNGGSAFVLVYVGWVLLLGLPLVIGELALGRRGGRNAVHTMREVASREGRSGAWVLIGWLSILVPLVGITYYSIVAGWSLNYTLLAAQGTFRGISAEGSQALFGELLSDPWRLMFWHGLFIAIVVAVIAGGVRKGLERASKLMMPGLFALLLLLVGWAAVAGDFGNGMAFLFSADFSALTLDGVLMALGQALFSLAIGVGMLITYGAYVPQRVSLPRAGAIIAGADSLVALLAGMAIFPIVFAVGLEANSGPGLIFETLPVAFAGMPGGVLLGTLFFVMLSLAAITTGFGMIEPAVAWLSRDTFLSRPLATLLMGCLTWPVGMVFVLSFNVWADVKPLGGIFSEMGLFQLVDFLVANLLLPVNALLLAVFLGYFWSLGSARVETSLSGSLLTIWRALLWLAPILILIVLWGLLRDVLPAG, encoded by the coding sequence ATGAAGACGGAAACCTGGTCCTCGACGCGGGGCTTTATCCTGGCCTCGGTGGGGGCCGCGGTCGGTCTCGGCAACCTGTGGCGCTTCCCCTACATTGCCGGCAGCAATGGCGGCAGCGCTTTCGTCCTGGTGTATGTCGGCTGGGTGTTGCTGCTGGGCCTGCCGCTGGTGATCGGCGAACTCGCCCTGGGGCGGCGCGGCGGTCGCAATGCTGTGCACACGATGCGCGAAGTGGCCTCGCGCGAAGGGCGAAGCGGCGCCTGGGTGCTTATCGGCTGGTTGTCGATCCTCGTTCCCCTGGTGGGCATCACCTACTACAGCATCGTCGCCGGCTGGTCGCTGAACTACACGCTGCTGGCGGCGCAGGGCACGTTCCGGGGCATCAGCGCCGAGGGCTCACAGGCGCTTTTCGGAGAACTGCTGAGCGATCCCTGGCGTCTCATGTTCTGGCACGGGCTGTTCATCGCCATCGTCGTGGCGGTCATCGCCGGCGGGGTCCGAAAGGGGCTGGAACGGGCCAGCAAGTTGATGATGCCGGGCCTTTTCGCGCTGCTGCTGTTGCTGGTGGGCTGGGCCGCGGTCGCCGGCGACTTCGGCAACGGCATGGCGTTCCTGTTCAGCGCCGACTTCTCGGCCCTTACGCTGGACGGCGTGCTGATGGCGCTCGGGCAGGCGCTCTTTTCGCTGGCGATCGGCGTGGGCATGCTCATCACCTACGGGGCCTACGTGCCGCAACGCGTGTCGCTGCCGCGGGCCGGCGCGATCATTGCCGGCGCCGACTCGCTGGTGGCCCTGCTCGCGGGAATGGCGATCTTCCCCATCGTTTTCGCCGTGGGCCTGGAAGCCAACAGCGGTCCCGGGCTGATCTTCGAGACTCTGCCGGTCGCGTTCGCGGGCATGCCCGGCGGCGTGCTCCTGGGGACTCTGTTCTTCGTGATGCTGAGCCTGGCCGCGATCACGACCGGATTCGGCATGATCGAGCCGGCCGTGGCCTGGCTGTCGCGGGACACGTTCCTCTCGCGTCCGCTGGCAACGCTGCTGATGGGATGCCTGACCTGGCCGGTCGGCATGGTCTTCGTGCTCTCTTTCAACGTATGGGCCGACGTGAAGCCGCTGGGCGGCATTTTCAGCGAGATGGGCCTTTTCCAGCTCGTCGATTTCCTGGTCGCCAACCTGCTGCTCCCGGTCAACGCCCTGCTGCTGGCCGTGTTCCTGGGCTATTTTTGGTCGCTGGGTTCCGCACGCGTGGAAACGTCCTTGAGCGGTTCGCTTCTCACGATCTGGCGCGCCCTCCTGTGGCTGGCGCCCATCCTGATCCTGATCGTGCTCTGGGGGCTGCTGCGCGACGTTCTGCCAGCCGGCTGA
- a CDS encoding sulfatase-like hydrolase/transferase, producing the protein MRSTIKPAGAFASLALLLAVVFPVAAAQESSAAQRPNVILIVADNQAARLLGAYGNSEIATPNIDALARSGVLFRHAFAASGVCSPTRAALLTGLMPSQTGIHVALPPQPELEGWSAIEEFRNLPQTLADAGYFTGLVGKYHLGRHERPQLGFSWWVTFPSGHTTTFYDQEVIDNGRHYRVEKHLTDFWTDKAIEFIGQRPGAGEPFFLYLSYNGPYMLPPTVLFPPRNRHAERYRQNPPSMPHEPIHPYLEAWARGKSPTGEMVREGTTAWRAINAINNPVAMINTAAETTMVDDGVGRLMEALEEQGLRDDTLVIYTSDQGSRFGHGGLWGNTSWSFPFTVHEVNMEVPLMFSQPGRVPEGAVREEFINQVDVLPTLLEYLGLEELEIRNSGGRSFASMLRGAEPEWDSTAFFEFVTVRVVRSGRWKYMKRFDTGEPHTLFDLIDDPGEKRNLIDDPAHADVVAELDGRLTDFFAQYSAPEYDLWRGGSAKAILLDTHYGQNHIFRDRFPGWREPFVERPASVYRDR; encoded by the coding sequence ATGAGGAGCACCATCAAACCCGCCGGAGCATTCGCCAGCCTCGCACTTCTCCTGGCCGTGGTGTTTCCAGTCGCGGCCGCGCAGGAATCGTCCGCCGCGCAGCGTCCGAACGTCATCCTGATCGTTGCGGACAACCAGGCCGCGCGCCTGCTGGGCGCCTACGGCAACAGCGAGATCGCAACGCCCAATATCGACGCGCTGGCCCGTTCGGGGGTGCTGTTCCGCCACGCTTTCGCTGCCAGCGGCGTTTGTTCGCCAACGCGCGCCGCCCTGCTGACCGGCCTGATGCCCTCGCAGACGGGCATACACGTGGCCTTGCCTCCGCAGCCGGAGCTGGAAGGCTGGTCGGCGATCGAGGAGTTCCGCAACCTGCCGCAGACGCTGGCGGACGCCGGCTACTTCACCGGGCTGGTGGGCAAGTACCACCTGGGACGGCACGAGCGCCCGCAACTGGGGTTCTCGTGGTGGGTGACTTTCCCGTCCGGCCACACCACGACCTTCTACGACCAGGAAGTCATCGACAACGGCCGGCATTACCGCGTGGAGAAGCACCTTACGGATTTCTGGACGGACAAGGCGATCGAGTTCATCGGGCAGCGGCCGGGCGCCGGGGAGCCCTTCTTCCTGTACCTGTCGTACAACGGGCCCTACATGCTGCCCCCTACGGTGCTGTTCCCGCCCCGCAACCGGCACGCGGAGCGCTATCGTCAGAACCCGCCGTCGATGCCGCACGAGCCCATTCATCCCTACCTGGAAGCCTGGGCACGGGGCAAGAGCCCGACTGGCGAAATGGTCCGCGAAGGCACCACCGCCTGGCGGGCGATCAACGCGATCAACAACCCGGTTGCGATGATCAATACGGCTGCCGAAACGACGATGGTGGACGACGGGGTAGGGCGGCTTATGGAAGCGCTAGAGGAACAGGGGCTGCGCGACGACACGCTGGTCATCTACACCTCCGACCAGGGCTCGCGGTTCGGACACGGAGGCCTCTGGGGCAATACCTCCTGGAGCTTTCCGTTCACCGTGCATGAGGTCAACATGGAGGTGCCGCTGATGTTCTCGCAGCCCGGACGGGTGCCCGAGGGGGCGGTGCGCGAGGAATTCATCAACCAGGTGGACGTGCTCCCGACGCTGCTCGAGTACCTGGGGCTCGAGGAGCTGGAGATCCGCAACTCCGGAGGGCGCAGCTTTGCCTCGATGCTGCGGGGCGCGGAACCGGAATGGGACAGCACGGCGTTTTTCGAGTTCGTTACGGTTCGCGTCGTGCGCTCCGGGCGCTGGAAGTACATGAAGAGGTTCGATACCGGCGAGCCGCACACGCTGTTTGACCTGATCGACGATCCCGGAGAAAAGCGCAATCTCATCGACGATCCGGCGCACGCGGACGTGGTGGCGGAACTGGACGGACGGCTTACCGACTTCTTTGCGCAATATTCGGCGCCGGAATACGACCTGTGGCGCGGGGGCTCGGCCAAGGCGATCCTGCTCGACACGCACTATGGACAGAACCACATATTCCGCGACCGCTTCCCCGGCTGGCGCGAACCTTTCGTCGAGCGGCCGGCCTCGGTGTACCGGGACCGCTGA
- a CDS encoding carboxylesterase family protein, whose translation MQVPASCRVGARLLLGAVLLWVLEAGAAPAENVVETPQGAFEGTVENGVHVYRGIPYGMPPAGDRRWLPPQAAAKHNGVRQALDFGPSCPQVRPARSMDEDCLTLNVWTPDVDDDARPVMVWIHGGGFVAGSSDVPGGLFAARGVVFVSINYRLGPLGFFAHPALEGPVANFGLLDMVMALEWVRDNISAFGGDPGRVTVFGVSAGGMAVSMLLANDAARGLFHGAIAQSGYGTWALPRTGNAPTPAPLGMDLDPAQRAESLARELIEHVAPDADTAEELRALDAMALMRAVEGFHLPLVDGVTLREEPGILFLAGQQHDVPVMTGGTSYEGIIMPVSGISTEAYKRIWGADYPAARALYREDFDKSPDIGIKRLFGDNRYLFAARTLALGTARRNSPAWIYYLDVPVAGPPNDSPGAPHGYDRRLLFSGADLPDARQQALAGRLFGYWLDFARNGNPNGGSRLQWPEYRQEDDRWLVFGIEDSVRRGVSRERLDFIEARYRQRAQRAADRRSP comes from the coding sequence ATGCAGGTTCCAGCCAGCTGCAGGGTGGGCGCCCGCCTTTTACTTGGCGCCGTTCTTCTTTGGGTGCTGGAGGCTGGTGCGGCGCCCGCCGAAAACGTAGTTGAAACGCCGCAAGGCGCATTTGAAGGGACCGTCGAGAATGGCGTGCATGTTTATCGCGGCATTCCCTACGGCATGCCGCCGGCGGGAGATCGGCGCTGGCTGCCGCCGCAGGCCGCGGCGAAGCACAATGGCGTTCGCCAGGCGCTCGATTTCGGTCCGTCCTGTCCGCAGGTCCGGCCCGCCAGGTCAATGGACGAAGACTGCCTGACGCTCAATGTCTGGACGCCCGACGTTGACGACGACGCACGTCCCGTCATGGTCTGGATTCACGGAGGCGGCTTCGTTGCGGGCTCCAGCGATGTGCCGGGCGGATTGTTCGCGGCGCGGGGCGTCGTCTTCGTTTCGATCAATTACCGGCTGGGACCGCTGGGTTTCTTCGCGCATCCGGCGCTGGAGGGCCCGGTGGCAAACTTTGGCCTGCTGGACATGGTCATGGCGCTGGAATGGGTGCGGGACAACATTTCGGCGTTCGGAGGCGATCCCGGCAGGGTCACCGTCTTCGGCGTGTCCGCCGGCGGTATGGCGGTGAGCATGCTGCTGGCGAACGACGCGGCGCGAGGGCTGTTCCACGGCGCCATTGCGCAGAGCGGTTATGGAACCTGGGCCCTTCCGCGTACCGGAAACGCTCCCACGCCCGCCCCGCTGGGCATGGACCTGGATCCGGCGCAGAGAGCGGAATCGCTGGCCCGGGAGCTGATCGAACACGTTGCTCCCGATGCCGACACGGCCGAAGAGTTGCGGGCCCTGGACGCCATGGCGCTGATGAGAGCCGTGGAGGGATTTCACCTGCCGCTGGTCGATGGCGTCACGCTGCGTGAAGAACCCGGCATCCTGTTCCTGGCCGGCCAACAGCACGATGTGCCCGTCATGACCGGCGGAACCAGCTACGAAGGCATCATCATGCCGGTTTCGGGGATATCGACGGAAGCGTACAAACGCATCTGGGGCGCGGACTATCCGGCCGCGCGGGCGCTTTACCGGGAAGACTTCGACAAGTCTCCGGATATCGGCATAAAGCGCCTGTTCGGCGACAATCGCTATCTGTTTGCCGCGCGGACTCTGGCGCTGGGGACGGCGCGCAGGAACTCCCCGGCCTGGATCTACTACCTGGATGTGCCCGTCGCCGGGCCCCCGAACGACTCGCCGGGCGCGCCGCACGGTTACGACCGCAGGCTGCTCTTTTCCGGCGCGGATCTGCCCGATGCCAGGCAGCAGGCGCTGGCGGGCCGCCTGTTCGGCTATTGGCTCGACTTCGCGCGCAACGGCAATCCGAACGGGGGCAGCCGCCTGCAATGGCCGGAATACCGACAGGAAGACGACCGCTGGCTCGTGTTCGGCATTGAGGACAGCGTTCGCCGGGGCGTCTCCAGGGAGCGCCTCGATTTCATCGAAGCGCGGTACCGGCAGCGAGCGCAGCGCGCCGCTGACCGCCGTTCGCCATGA
- a CDS encoding pyridoxal phosphate-dependent aminotransferase: MKWPADRIVQSSEKSFGMYEEALPLMARGVDVIHLEVGMPSFDTPAHIKEACKAALDSGMVHYGDFLGNEPFRRALAEKLAARNGIEAALNEILVTSGLTHGAYVSCMAALDPGDEVMLLSPYYPQHINKIELAGGVVVTAPLDRSRDFALDGAAIRERLTLRTRMIVLVNPANPTGRVYTREELQELADIAIENDLLVMSDEVYEQIVFDGARHISIASLPGMWERTITHFAFTKAYAMDGWRMGYAAAPRRFIDAMLKISKNDIAHVNVFIQEGGRAAVSGSQEAVEEMVREDCRRRDLVVERMNAMPGVRCPAPEGSIYAFPDITGTGWDDAALARALLKETSVCVEEGSFYGQAGAGHLRVCFGAEPYDRIEEAMDRMHAFLTARRR; encoded by the coding sequence ATGAAATGGCCCGCAGACCGGATCGTGCAGAGCTCCGAGAAGAGCTTCGGCATGTACGAAGAAGCCCTGCCGCTGATGGCGCGGGGCGTCGACGTCATCCACCTCGAAGTGGGCATGCCCAGTTTCGACACGCCGGCGCATATCAAGGAGGCCTGCAAGGCGGCGCTGGACTCCGGCATGGTGCATTACGGGGACTTCCTGGGAAATGAGCCGTTTCGCCGGGCGCTGGCGGAGAAGCTGGCCGCCCGGAACGGCATTGAGGCGGCCCTCAACGAAATCCTGGTGACCAGCGGCCTGACGCACGGGGCCTACGTCAGTTGCATGGCCGCCCTGGATCCAGGTGACGAGGTCATGCTGCTTTCTCCGTATTACCCGCAGCACATCAACAAAATCGAACTGGCGGGAGGCGTGGTGGTGACGGCGCCGCTCGACCGGTCGCGGGATTTTGCGCTCGACGGCGCGGCGATCCGCGAACGACTGACCCTCCGCACGCGCATGATCGTCCTGGTCAACCCGGCCAACCCCACGGGACGCGTCTATACCCGCGAAGAACTGCAGGAACTGGCGGACATCGCGATCGAAAACGACCTTCTGGTGATGTCCGACGAGGTCTATGAACAGATCGTCTTCGACGGCGCCCGGCATATCAGCATCGCTTCGCTGCCGGGCATGTGGGAGCGGACCATTACGCACTTCGCCTTTACCAAGGCGTACGCGATGGACGGTTGGCGAATGGGCTACGCGGCGGCGCCCAGGCGGTTCATCGACGCCATGCTGAAGATCTCGAAGAACGACATCGCTCACGTCAACGTGTTCATCCAGGAGGGCGGACGCGCGGCCGTGTCCGGTTCCCAGGAGGCGGTCGAGGAAATGGTGCGCGAAGACTGCCGCCGCCGCGACCTTGTGGTGGAACGCATGAATGCGATGCCGGGCGTGCGCTGTCCGGCGCCGGAAGGCAGCATCTACGCCTTTCCGGACATTACCGGAACCGGCTGGGACGACGCTGCCCTGGCGCGGGCGCTGCTCAAGGAGACCAGCGTCTGCGTGGAGGAGGGATCGTTCTACGGACAGGCTGGGGCTGGGCACCTTCGCGTGTGTTTCGGCGCCGAGCCCTATGATCGGATCGAAGAAGCGATGGATCGCATGCACGCCTTCTTGACCGCTCGCCGAAGATAA
- a CDS encoding cupin domain-containing protein, protein MSSTTQKPVIAKYKPYYAELKKDKRYFWCACGRSKNQPYCDGSHKGTGFAPIPYKALKEGEEVLFCGCKHTGEAPFCDGSHNNLLEEYETEDPLSPENRAIPEATRAGPGRVVLDGGCQVARVEQLPDEGAGVIEVRKLIGAEDGARHQSQFHLSLGPGYTQAMEFPGCQVLLFVKDESGVLSIGNRDFALTPRTGAFVRPGEAFALSAPPDRPLKVYASTFPQFEGPRWLQKLPDRFDTDYPDRTIAMDRANATPMADRFFQVLIDKRQGFENGAQFIGEIPWSKAVAHRHLYEETLIMVSGEGCLWTDNVKTPVATGDVIFLPPKQRHSLECTSEDGMLVAGVIFPGDNPSINY, encoded by the coding sequence ATGAGCAGCACAACCCAAAAGCCCGTAATCGCGAAGTACAAGCCGTATTACGCCGAGCTGAAGAAAGACAAGCGATATTTCTGGTGCGCCTGCGGGCGGTCGAAAAACCAGCCGTATTGCGACGGCTCGCACAAGGGGACCGGCTTCGCGCCAATTCCCTACAAGGCGCTCAAGGAAGGCGAAGAGGTGCTGTTCTGCGGCTGCAAGCACACGGGGGAAGCCCCGTTCTGCGACGGCAGCCATAACAACCTGCTGGAAGAGTACGAGACCGAAGACCCCCTAAGTCCGGAGAACCGCGCGATACCCGAGGCCACCCGGGCCGGACCCGGCCGCGTGGTTCTTGATGGCGGCTGCCAGGTCGCGCGGGTCGAACAATTGCCCGATGAGGGCGCCGGCGTCATCGAAGTCCGCAAACTGATCGGCGCGGAGGACGGCGCTCGCCATCAATCTCAATTTCACCTTTCGCTCGGACCCGGCTATACGCAGGCCATGGAATTTCCGGGCTGCCAGGTGCTCCTTTTCGTGAAGGACGAGTCGGGTGTTCTCTCCATCGGCAACCGGGATTTTGCGCTGACGCCCCGCACCGGCGCATTCGTGCGCCCCGGAGAGGCATTCGCGCTGAGCGCTCCGCCCGACCGGCCGCTCAAGGTGTATGCCAGCACCTTCCCGCAATTCGAGGGCCCCCGGTGGCTTCAGAAACTGCCGGACCGCTTCGACACGGACTACCCGGACCGCACCATCGCCATGGACAGGGCCAACGCGACCCCCATGGCCGACCGCTTCTTCCAGGTGCTGATCGACAAGCGCCAGGGATTCGAGAACGGCGCCCAGTTCATCGGCGAGATTCCATGGTCAAAGGCCGTTGCCCACCGGCACCTTTACGAGGAAACGCTGATCATGGTTTCAGGCGAAGGCTGCCTTTGGACGGACAACGTCAAGACACCGGTCGCGACAGGCGACGTCATTTTTCTGCCGCCAAAGCAGCGCCACTCGCTGGAATGCACCAGTGAGGACGGGATGCTGGTGGCCGGAGTGATCTTCCCCGGCGACAATCCGTCAATCAACTACTAG